A genomic stretch from Helianthus annuus cultivar XRQ/B chromosome 1, HanXRQr2.0-SUNRISE, whole genome shotgun sequence includes:
- the LOC110866972 gene encoding zeatin O-xylosyltransferase, with product MENLDVVVVVVPFVAQGHLNQLLHLSRLLSAYNLPVHIAGTTTHNRQAKLRIHGWNHNSDTNIHFHEFETPQFESPPPNPTSSTKFPSHLIPSFKASSHLREPFAKLLANISNTARRVVVIHDFLMSTVVQDVVSYPNVEAYVFHCASAFTTFSYMWEEKGRPCLEDDNESYMHLSKLANIQDLVPPEFFEFIYTHVGCEKFNSGNIHDTSKVFDSKFIDYISREGLSGNTKQWAIGPFNPVSINNNDDKDSGKRHKSLIWLDKQVQDSVIYVAFGSTTSLSDEQIQELAIGLEKSGQKFIWVLRDADKGDIFKGEGRNIELPKGFEERVEGQGLVVREWAPQLEILAHMATGGFMSHCGWNSSMEGITMGVPIAAWPMHSDQPRNAMLITDVLKIGVNVGDWGRDGEVVTSLVIEKAIRILMDSDEGKEIRKRANKLGEDVKQSLEEGGVTRMEINAFVDHITRQ from the coding sequence CGCCAAGCGAAGCTTCGCATCCATGGTTGGAACCACAACTCCGACACGAATATCCACTTCCATGAGTTTGAAACACCTCAGTTCGAATCTCCTCCTCCAAACCCTACTTCTTCCACAAAATTCCCATCACACCTTATCCCATCATTCAAAGCATCATCTCATCTACGCGAACCTTTCGCAAAACTACTCGCTAATATCTCTAACACTGCGAGGCGAGTCGTCGTTATTCATGACTTTCTAATGAGTACGGTCGTTCAAGATGTAGTTTCATATCCAAACGTAGAAGCCTATGTATTTCATTGTGCATCGGCTTTTACTACGTTTTCATACATGTGGGAAGAGAAAGGAAGACCATGTTTAGAAGATGACAATGAATCTTATATGCACCTTTCAAAGCTTGCTAATATACAAGATCTTGTCCCTCCGGAATTTTTTGAGTTCATTTATACTCATGTTGGATGTGAGAAATTTAATTCCGGCAATATTCACGATACTTCCAAAGTATTTGACAGTAAATTCATCGACTATATTTCGAGAGAAGGGCTTTCTGGTAACACAAAGCAATGGGCAATTGGTCCTTTTAATCCAGTGTCCATAAACAACAACGACGACAAAGACTCAGGAAAACGACACAAGTCACTCATTTGGCTCGATAAACAAGTTCAAGACTCGGTGATATATGTTGCATTTGGGTCCACAACTTCATTATCCGATGAGCAGATTCAAGAACTTGCTATTGGATTAGAAAAGAGTGGACAAAAGTTTATATGGGTGCTAAGAGATGCTGATAAAGGTGATATCTTTAAAGGTGAAGGTAGGAATATTGAATTGCCAAAAGGGTTTGAAGAAAGAGTTGAAGGACAAGGTTTAGTGGTGAGGGAATGGGCACCACAGTTAGAGATATTGGCTCATATGGCAACAGGCGGATTCATGAGTCACTGCGGTTGGAACTCGAGCATGGAGGGCATTACAATGGGTGTTCCGATTGCGGCTTGGCCTATGCATTCAGACCAACCAAGAAACGCTATGCTAATAACTGATGTATTAAAGATTGGTGTGAATGTAGGGGATTGGGGGCGTGATGGTGAGGTAGTAACATCTTTAGTTATTGAGAAAGCTATTCGAATATTGATGGATTCTGATGAGGGCAAAGAGATAAGGAAAAGAGCCAACAAACTTGGTGAAGATGTTAAGCAATCTTTGGAAGAAGGTGGTGTTACACGTATGGAGATAAACGCTTTTGTTGATCATATCACTAGACAATAA